The nucleotide sequence AAATATTAGTCCTAGTACATTGTTCATTGATTAGAATGTTGAACAATAATAGGGAGGGTGGCCTTCGCCCACCATTAGATTCTCTCTTTACATAGAGTACATTTTATGTTATGAGGAATCAATGATGGGCTGAAAAGCAAGCCAAAAGGCCCACCAGTGGTGCATTAACGTATGTAGTGGGCTCAGACTCCTAAAAGAAAGGCTCTAGCCTGGGAAGGAATCAGTGAGATTGGGCCCACCAACAACAGCTCCAATCAAGATATCTGGATTTGGTGAGAAGAAATATCGAGACCCTTCATTGTACCCAATACAAGTTGACTGGTCTGCCACATATGGTAAAGAGCTGCCCCTGTGGTGAATCCTTAATTGGTAATGTGAACCATATCGCACCATGCATGACATTCTTTGAGGATTTTCTCCCAGGATGTAATCCACCTGAAATTTGGCAATGTGTTTGAGGAGAGCAGGGATGGCTGACATGGAGCCATATGGCACAACATGATTGGCATGGCTGAGATAATCAGAGTAAGCGAGCAGTACGAAGAACAAGCATGTCACGTGCTGTATGTTACAAACCCGAGGTTTGAAATGAGTCCACCCGAGAATATTGCACTTGGGGATGAGAAATTCCAGGTAGTATTGAGCAGATGAAGGCATCTGCATTTACTTGAAAGGTTTTCAGATCTGGTATTTTTCCATCAACACCTCCTTGATAATGAGGACATTAATGATGTTTTTATAATCCCAAACAAATTCATTAGTTGTGTCTCCAGCTCTAAAAGCCACCTAGGTTTCACTGGTACTTTCTCTATGTTGCCGTCTCCTTGTTGCCTTGTGTAGCAACGCTGCACCCCAAAGCAATTCGTCCTTGTATCCATCAAAGTCGCAGTAGAAAAGGCAAACCGCGGAGTGCAGGCTGGAGCTGTATGCATCGCTTTGCCTGTTGGCAAACTTGAAAACTTTGAAAGAATGATCAAACAGGAGATTAGAGTGAAATGTCGAGAGGGCGGAAGACAATGGAGGTGGTGGCCAATGCTGCATCGATCTCACCGGAGACGTCTGATCGGGGACCAGGCGGCGGCCAACGCTGCATCGATCTCTCTGGCAACATCTGATTCGGGATGGTTCTGATCAATCTTGTGAACAGTTCTCGAAGTGTCCATATCTTCTGGCCTCACCAAACAACTGTGGTTAGAACTCAAAATATGCATCACCCACTTGCGCGTATATGACCCCTTCCTTGGCCATGGATTTTAACAATAAATTCGTCGCCCACTTCATAGCAGTGCCCAGCTCTCTACCCAATTcccattttccttttgaagtcTATTATGCTTCATGACAGCAATGTTGTTATGAACTCCGCCGGGAACATGAATTTCACTTTGTCTCCGGCATCGTAGTAATCTCCTGTCAGGACCACTCTGACGGAGGCATCATTGTGCAATGTGGAGTTTCTACGCCACTTGGTACGTTGGTTGGGAGGAAGTTTGCCGGACCGCTGGACTTCGAAGAAGAGGGATGCGTTTTCGGAAGGCGTCATGGTAGTCATAGCCACCGCTGAAGCAATGCCTGAAGGAGATCAGAGGCAGGTGGAGGAAAATGAGAGGAGCTAGGGAGCTTTGTTCTGGCGCCATATATATTTGGTCGTTTGCTCACAAGTAGTGTTGTTTTTTGTTGAAGGTTTAGTAGTTTTTTGACACTATCAAGTTTTAATCAGTGGTACTACATTGCTCTGTTCAGGTATTATATTTTACCAGTTAAAagatttgatgttgttgttactctcttatttttggctatttagCTTGAATATTGTTCTTGGATGggattattatttctaaacaaccCAATCGGAGGATATTTAGCTTGAGCTTTAGCAGATATTTTGCCTCCGCTAGGATTTAAACGTGAAACCTCATGGTTCACAACCCACTCCATTATCCACTAAAAAACTGATGtacttttagttgaatttttctttATCAAAAGAGGCACTTCATTAATAGCAATTTTCTTTAGAATTTTATGTTGTCTTTGATTGTTTCTTTAGAATTtgtattttgaaatcaaattgtTATGAGACATAATACTTCCAATATGATTCTTGGAATTCTAAATAAATTTCTCTAGAACAATTAAACTGTGATCGAGTGAAGAATAGTAAAAATGACTTTTCAGATACAAACAGTGTCATCTTAATTAGATTCTGGAAATAGTTGGAAGTATGCCCGTGAAATTATTACCTAGGTGCTGGCTTTGTCTTGACTCTGATTAGTTGTTTGGTTTCTACTATATGCAGCAGCACCTGCATCTGGAGGAGTAGCGCCTGCTATTTCCTTAACCGACAATGCATTAAAGCACTTGAATAAGATGAGGAGTGAGCGGAATGAAGACTTGTGTCTTAGAATTGGCGTCAAACAAGGTGGATGCTCAGGCATGTCATACACGATGGAGTTTGAAAACCAAGAAAATGCTAGACCTGATGATTCAATCATTGAATACAATGGTTTTGTTATTGGTACGTGTCAGTTTCATCTCTCCTTTATTATGCCACTCTTGGTATTCTTTTCCTTGAGAAAGATACACCAAAGTTAGATCAACTTTGTAGATCAGTTCTGTTGAATCTGTTCCATTTGCAGATCCCTAACTCTTAACATGGGCGAGGATAAATTTAGTGAAACAAGTATAGGTGCTATTCATGGATACTTGGCCTTCATTGTAGTTGATGATATAAGTTAGTCGTGCTCACTAAATGAAAAGACATTAAGAttagtgagaaagaaagatggagtGGATGAGTGGTTGGCCTGAGAGATTAAAGTGGTAATGGTTGGGAACTTAAATGtacataaaaatgcaaataattttcAGGTTTCAAATGTAAAACTCTCCTCAGTTTTAACCATTCCATAAGAACATTCATGGCATTTCCGCTTCTCATCTCCCTTGGATTTCAACTCCCGGAAATCTAACTATGCTTCATATCTGGAGACGTGTGCTATGTAATGTTTGCCTGATTATCTGATAATGATTGCGGTACCAGAATTACTTCTGCTTCCTCTAGTATGCCTTATCAGTCTCATACGATACCTGTCTACTAGACAATTTAGTTCACTTTCAGATGGAAGGTTTCTTCAACAACAATTATAATGTCCTTGATTCAGAGATCTTACCTTGTTTGTGTGACTTCTTACTCATGAAGTAGTTGAGCTATTTATAGTGTTGGGTCCGTGCAAGATTACTAGCATCATTTCACTCTTATGCTTGTATTTTATGCGTGCTTACCTACTTGTCTCTTTCTTTTTCCATTGTTTATTGGCGTtgtttatgaaaattttgattcaaCGATTGATTCAACGACTATTTCTTGCAGTTTGTGATCCAAAAAGCCTTCTCTTCATCTTCGGAATGCAACTAGACTACAGCGATGCATTGATAGGTGGAggcttctctttcaaaaatccaaacGCTACACAAACTTGTGGTTGTGGTAAATCGTTTGCTGCTGAGATGTAAGAGCATGTACTCTTAGAAACTAGTAACATACTAGAACACCAATTGTAGTTTGCTTGGACTACTGGATATAGGCAGTTGTGAAGATTTGTTAAGTCTTGTTATGTGCATAGGGACTATAACTTGATGTATAACTGGGAATGCATTTTATTCTTCCTGCACAAAGGGCTAAACCTCTATGCCATACCAGATTGATTTATGCTGTGGGGCGGAGCCGCAATGTAACGTGGGTTCATGCAAACTCAATAGTTTTTGCCCAGACTTTGTATATGTTGTAttcaaaaaagttaaatttttatagatttgattatgaaaactagttattattgtatattaACTTGAGATCATCCTAAAAATTGttggaaagaaaaaggaaatccAAAAGAGAAAGTGAACAGAAAATagagcaaaagagaagaaaaaatgacTGAACTGTCTATATTTCTGATGCATTATGAGAGTAAAGAGACCTGCCTATAAATAGTCTCAtaataaaactgaaaatactaaaatctaggTTTAATAGTCCACTAATTAGAGATTAGCTACTAATCTGCAACACTATCTAAACTTACTAGAATAAAGAAAACTATCAACTTTCTGAAGACTTGGTCAAGTATTTTTGCATCATTTCTAAACACACCCCCTTGATTCAAAACTGCAAACTCCAAGTTGACCTTTGAAGAACTCGTGCTTTGCTTGCGAAAGTGATTTGGTGAAGATGTCTGTTGATTGCTCATTTGTATTACACGACTTCAGAATAATTTTTTCGGTAGAAATAAGACTTCGAATATTGTGATAGCGAACATCTATGTGCTTTGTTCTACCGTGGATGTTGGGTTCTTCGTCATTGCAATAGAAGATTTATTGTCACAAAAAATGTCAGTCGCACCAGCTGATTTCTAATTAAAACCCGCAACAAGTTTCCTTAACCAAACTACTTGACAAGCTGCAGAAGTTGCTGCAATATATTCAGCTTCTGAAGTTGATAAGGCTACCACTTCTTGCTTCTTTGAACTCTATGAAATTGCTCCAGATCCAAGACTAAACAAGAAATCAGATGTGCTCTTTCCGTTATCAATGTTGCCTGCGTAGTCACTATCAGTAAAGTCAATTAATGTGAAATTTATtaccttaaaatatcaaattcCATGCTCTAATGTACCAACGAGATATCTCAGTATTCTCTTTGCAGCTACAAGGTGAAGCTTGCTAGGATTGTGCATAAATCTAGATACGATGCCGACAGAGAAAGCAATGTCTGGTCTTGTATCAGACAAGTAGTTCAAACCACCAACTAGACTTATAAAATAAGTTGCATTTGCCATTTCAGAACCCTCATCACGATATAACTTTTTATTGATATTCATCGGAGTAGCAACAACATTACAATTTACCACATTACTTTTTCAAAAGATTTGTTGCATACTTTCTTTGTGAAAGAAATATGCCATCAACTTCTTGTTTCACCTCAAGACCAAGAAAGTAATGCAACAGTCTCAAATCAGAAATCTCAAAATTCTTCATTGTGCAATCTTTAAATTCAGTGACAATAGACTTATTCGAACCCATATATATCATAGCAACGTAAATACATaccactaaaaaaatatttttacctcttgtttttatataaaaagtAGGCTCATTGTTACCTCTTTCAAAGCTACTCTCctgaaaataaaaatcaattttgaagTAGCATGCCCGCAACGCTTTCTTTAAGCCATAGAGTGCTTTTTTTTAACCTGTAAACCTTATTTTTGTACCATTAACTACAAAACCTTTAGGTTGTAAGACACAAACTTTCTCTTtcaaatcaccatttaaaaagGCAGATTTAACGTCAAACTGATACACTGGCCAATTTAATTTAGCAATCAAGGCTAAAAAAGTTCTCACAGTTCAAAGTAGATAATCGGAGAAAAAGTTTCATCGAAGTCGATACCTTGTTGTTGAGAATAACCCTTTACGACGAGCCTTGCCTTATGTTTTTGTTCGATACCTTATTGTTGAGAATAACCCTTTGCGACGAGCCTTGCCTTATGTTTTCAAATGCTGCCATCTATATGATATTTGGTTCTAAACACCCATTTAATCCCAATAGCTTTCTTTCCTTTTGAAAAATTTACCAAGTCCCAAGTCTAATTCTTT is from Capsicum annuum cultivar UCD-10X-F1 chromosome 5, UCD10Xv1.1, whole genome shotgun sequence and encodes:
- the LOC107871050 gene encoding iron-sulfur assembly protein IscA, chloroplastic isoform X1, whose product is MPEAMAFSATLGCSSSLLCRPSNNSTISAAFIQSSSLSFRSSPSIFNCKKSLSIRSATLEAAPASGGVAPAISLTDNALKHLNKMRSERNEDLCLRIGVKQGGCSGMSYTMEFENQENARPDDSIIEYNGFVIVCDPKSLLFIFGMQLDYSDALIGGGFSFKNPNATQTCGCGKSFAAEM
- the LOC107871050 gene encoding iron-sulfur assembly protein IscA, chloroplastic isoform X2 encodes the protein MPEAMAFSATLGCSSSLLCRPSNNSTISAAFIQSSSLSFRSSPSIFNCKKSLSIRSATLEAPASGGVAPAISLTDNALKHLNKMRSERNEDLCLRIGVKQGGCSGMSYTMEFENQENARPDDSIIEYNGFVIVCDPKSLLFIFGMQLDYSDALIGGGFSFKNPNATQTCGCGKSFAAEM